A region from the Holophagales bacterium genome encodes:
- a CDS encoding YcxB family protein, with product MLTVTLHYSPALVRRSVFAYLRRGFGTGTLVALAGLVAAAMFLVLTEPGSWLAGAVSGAVAVLILLLIGLYVLHYRQGMAKLARMQQPHAVLQLTESELIASSQAGSFSAPWSTFTGLWRFSDFWLLIIGKGQFMTLPLADLTEEAQTFIASRIGAQGQPAA from the coding sequence ATGCTGACAGTCACCCTTCACTACTCTCCCGCCCTCGTCCGGCGTTCGGTTTTCGCGTACCTGCGTCGCGGCTTCGGAACGGGCACCCTTGTGGCTCTTGCAGGCCTTGTCGCCGCAGCCATGTTCCTCGTCCTCACCGAGCCCGGCTCATGGCTGGCGGGTGCGGTCTCCGGCGCTGTCGCCGTCCTCATCCTTCTGCTCATCGGGCTCTACGTTCTCCACTATCGCCAAGGCATGGCGAAGCTCGCACGCATGCAGCAGCCGCACGCCGTCCTTCAGCTCACCGAGTCAGAGCTCATCGCGTCCTCTCAGGCTGGCTCGTTCTCTGCTCCTTGGTCCACATTCACCGGCCTCTGGCGGTTCTCCGACTTCTGGCTCCTCATCATTGGAAAGGGCCAGTTCATGACCCTTCCACTGGCCGACCTCACCGAAGAAGCACAGACTTTCATCGCATCTCGCATCGGCGCGCAAGGGCAGCCCGCGGCCTAA